One part of the Lapillicoccus jejuensis genome encodes these proteins:
- a CDS encoding PAC2 family protein — translation MQDPSALYRFETDTHPAAARASVLLVAVGGFVDAGRTQQLMTQHLLDTHEHTVVASFDVDQLLDYRGRRPVMTFDRDRYTSYDDPSLLLYRLVDREGTPFLLLAGVEPDYQWERVVEAVTGLIRVLGVELTLSVHGIPMAVPHTRPIGLTAHATDPRLISTYESVFGAVQVPGSLAALLELRLGESGRDAVGFSVHVPHYLGQAEFPDAALSGLGAVIAATGLALNTEDLAAMAGLNRAQLATEVASSEEVQGVVHALEQQYDAFMEGHRRPSLLATSISELPTADEIGAELEAFLADVDDTRPDGDGGPSQG, via the coding sequence GTGCAGGACCCCTCCGCGCTCTACCGCTTCGAGACCGACACCCACCCCGCCGCCGCGCGGGCGTCCGTGCTGCTCGTCGCCGTCGGCGGCTTCGTCGACGCCGGGCGCACGCAGCAGCTGATGACCCAGCACCTGCTCGACACCCACGAGCACACCGTCGTCGCGTCCTTCGACGTCGACCAGCTGCTCGACTACCGCGGGCGCCGGCCCGTCATGACCTTCGACCGCGACCGCTACACCTCGTACGACGACCCGTCGCTGCTGCTCTACCGGCTCGTCGACCGCGAGGGCACCCCCTTCCTGCTGCTCGCCGGCGTCGAGCCGGACTACCAGTGGGAGCGCGTCGTCGAGGCCGTCACCGGTCTCATCCGCGTCCTCGGCGTCGAGCTGACGCTGTCGGTGCACGGCATCCCGATGGCGGTGCCGCACACCCGCCCGATCGGGCTGACCGCGCACGCGACCGACCCCCGGCTCATCTCGACCTACGAGAGCGTCTTCGGGGCCGTGCAGGTGCCCGGGTCGCTGGCCGCGCTGCTCGAGCTGCGGCTCGGCGAGTCCGGGCGCGACGCGGTCGGCTTCTCGGTCCACGTGCCGCACTACCTCGGCCAGGCCGAGTTCCCCGACGCGGCGCTGTCCGGGCTGGGCGCCGTCATCGCCGCCACCGGGCTCGCGCTCAACACCGAGGACCTCGCGGCGATGGCCGGCCTCAACCGGGCCCAGCTGGCCACCGAGGTCGCCTCCTCCGAGGAGGTGCAGGGCGTCGTCCACGCCCTCGAGCAGCAGTACGACGCCTTCATGGAGGGCCACCGCCGCCCCAGCCTGCTCGCGACGAGCATCTCGGAGCTGCCGACCGCCGACGAGATCGGCGCCGAGCTCGAGGCCTTCCTCGCCGACGTCGACGACACGCGGCCCGACGGCGACGGCGGTCCGTCGCAGGGCTGA
- a CDS encoding DNA polymerase: MLPLLVVGDRAVLGAGAGGGPPGGPVVGTVADVVDALAPLLEGDAPRLVVVDAASAAPVLAHRRFAGRQRVHRLWDVAEAHRLLAGGWAADPGLAWAHVAGLDPATRPRSASGDLFDFAADPGAEGDPGSPYGRGGHLRPDALTGSWATTPARLLAAADALARLALHQVEALGAVSSRAVATAHAESAAALLCVELERDGLPLDRPTALELIGLSAGPPPRDEADAAATRAQRDRDVLAHAPGWESTDLRNPAQVRTLLAAHGVSVPSTRAHVLEPFRRTHPLVEALLQWRKDERIATTYGYRWLAEHVGPDDRLRGAWTACDGAAGRMTAQNGLHNLPAPLRPAVAAADGHVLVRADLGQVEPRVLAAVSGDPAFAEATRADDLYAPVARKLGVPRPTAKIAVLAAMYGQRSGAAGEALRDLERAYPVAMRLLDDAYAAGVAGRPLRTVGGRLLPLDRLLRAADAREPASAGDDDPGGGEAPVGARDRSALDAGRGRFARNAVIQGAAAELFKAWAATVRHAVLPYDAAIVLCLHDELLVHAPEQHAARVAGLVERSLTDAARRWTGSDRVRFVAETSVVRRWSEAKD; this comes from the coding sequence GTGCTCCCCCTGCTCGTCGTCGGTGACCGCGCCGTCCTCGGCGCGGGGGCCGGTGGTGGCCCGCCGGGCGGCCCCGTCGTGGGGACGGTGGCGGACGTCGTCGACGCGCTGGCCCCGCTGCTCGAGGGCGACGCCCCCCGGCTCGTCGTCGTCGACGCGGCGTCCGCGGCCCCGGTCCTCGCCCACCGCCGGTTCGCGGGACGGCAGCGGGTCCACCGGCTGTGGGACGTCGCCGAGGCGCACCGCCTGCTGGCCGGCGGGTGGGCCGCCGACCCGGGGCTCGCGTGGGCGCACGTCGCCGGCCTCGACCCGGCGACCCGCCCGCGGTCGGCGTCGGGCGACCTGTTCGACTTCGCGGCCGACCCGGGGGCCGAGGGTGACCCCGGGTCGCCGTACGGGCGGGGTGGGCACCTGCGCCCGGACGCCCTCACCGGGTCGTGGGCGACCACCCCGGCGCGGCTGCTCGCGGCGGCCGACGCCCTCGCCCGGCTGGCGCTCCACCAGGTCGAGGCGCTCGGCGCCGTGTCGTCCCGGGCGGTCGCGACGGCCCACGCCGAGTCGGCCGCCGCCCTGCTGTGCGTCGAGCTCGAGCGCGACGGGCTGCCGCTGGACCGCCCCACGGCGCTCGAGCTCATCGGGCTGAGCGCGGGTCCCCCGCCGCGCGACGAGGCGGACGCGGCGGCGACCCGCGCGCAGCGCGACCGCGACGTCCTCGCCCACGCGCCCGGCTGGGAGTCGACCGACCTGCGCAACCCCGCCCAGGTCAGGACGCTGCTGGCCGCGCACGGGGTGAGCGTCCCGTCGACGAGGGCGCACGTCCTCGAGCCGTTCCGGCGCACCCATCCGCTCGTCGAGGCCCTCCTGCAGTGGCGCAAGGACGAGCGGATCGCGACGACGTACGGCTACCGCTGGCTGGCCGAGCACGTCGGTCCGGACGACCGGCTGCGGGGCGCGTGGACCGCGTGCGACGGTGCGGCCGGGCGGATGACCGCGCAGAACGGGCTGCACAACCTGCCTGCGCCGCTGCGACCGGCGGTCGCGGCCGCGGACGGTCACGTGCTCGTCCGGGCCGACCTCGGCCAGGTCGAGCCGCGCGTGCTCGCCGCGGTCTCCGGCGACCCGGCCTTCGCCGAGGCGACCCGCGCCGACGACCTCTACGCGCCGGTGGCCCGGAAGCTCGGGGTCCCCCGGCCGACGGCCAAGATCGCCGTCCTCGCCGCGATGTACGGCCAGCGCAGCGGCGCCGCCGGGGAGGCGCTGCGGGACCTCGAGCGCGCCTACCCCGTCGCGATGCGCCTGCTCGACGACGCCTACGCCGCCGGGGTCGCCGGGCGGCCGCTGCGCACCGTCGGTGGCCGGCTCCTCCCGCTCGACCGCCTCCTGCGCGCCGCCGACGCCCGCGAACCCGCGTCCGCGGGCGACGACGACCCGGGCGGCGGCGAGGCGCCCGTCGGGGCCCGCGACCGGTCCGCCCTCGACGCCGGCCGCGGCCGGTTCGCCCGCAACGCGGTCATCCAGGGCGCCGCCGCCGAGCTGTTCAAGGCGTGGGCGGCCACCGTGCGGCACGCCGTCCTCCCGTACGACGCCGCGATCGTCCTCTGCCTGCACGACGAGCTCCTCGTCCACGCCCCCGAGCAGCACGCCGCCCGCGTGGCCGGCCTCGTCGAGCGCTCGCTCACCGACGCCGCACGGCGCTGGACCGGCTCGGACCGGGTGCGCTTCGTCGCCGAGACCTCCGTCGTGCGCCGGTGGTCGGAGGCGAAGGACTGA
- a CDS encoding ABC transporter ATP-binding protein → MTTTTSSPSDTTDNDSRGEAGAADGPTPPPPPDPGSARPGERQVSAARALWRMAPYMRPYVARIVVMMVAALGGVGASIVVPLVTQRVVDGPIAHGDRAGLLPLGLLAIGLGLAEAVLVFVRRWVQNVATFGIETRMRDDLYRHLQALPPSFHDRWQSGQLLSRATSDLSAIRRFTGFGVVFLVVNTATFVTIVALLIHLDPLLGVVVAVCLAPVVVLCQRFERRYRVVSRRVQDQEGDLTTLIEESVTGLRVIKAFGRRQMVLDRYVDAARGMRETQLDKARLRGGLIAFLDLVPNAALVVVLLLGAYAVGEGRMTLGALVAFITLVLQLVVPVEMLGFILASAQEAATATTRFFEVLDAEPDIADRPGATDLPDGPGHVRLEGVGFAYDERRGAVLDGVDLDLRPGETLALAGASGSGKTTLAMLLPRLADPTSGRVTIDGQDIRDVTLRSLRTAASTAFEEPILFSASVRENVTLGHPDATDEQVAQALDLAQAGFAYDLPWGLDTRVGEQGMSLSGGQRQRLALARAVLGRPRVLVLDDPLSALDVETEHLVEEALRRVLATTTALIVVHRPSTVALADRVALLHEGRVVAVGTHAELLATVPEYADVLGQDEHEEVA, encoded by the coding sequence GTGACGACAACGACTTCCTCCCCCAGCGACACGACCGACAACGACTCCCGAGGGGAGGCGGGCGCGGCCGACGGGCCGACTCCCCCACCACCCCCGGACCCCGGCTCGGCCCGACCCGGCGAGCGGCAGGTCTCGGCCGCCCGGGCGCTGTGGCGGATGGCGCCGTACATGCGCCCGTACGTCGCCCGGATCGTCGTGATGATGGTCGCGGCCCTCGGCGGGGTGGGGGCGAGCATCGTCGTCCCGCTCGTCACCCAACGCGTCGTCGACGGCCCCATCGCCCACGGCGACCGGGCCGGGCTGCTGCCGCTGGGGCTGCTGGCCATCGGCCTCGGTCTCGCCGAGGCGGTCCTCGTCTTCGTGCGCCGCTGGGTGCAGAACGTCGCCACCTTCGGCATCGAGACCCGGATGCGCGACGACCTCTACCGGCACCTGCAGGCCCTGCCGCCGTCGTTCCACGACCGCTGGCAGTCGGGGCAGCTGCTGTCCCGTGCGACGTCGGACCTGTCGGCGATCCGCCGGTTCACCGGGTTCGGGGTGGTCTTCCTCGTCGTCAACACCGCCACCTTCGTCACCATCGTGGCGCTGCTCATCCACCTCGACCCGCTCCTCGGCGTCGTCGTCGCCGTCTGCCTCGCCCCGGTCGTCGTGCTGTGCCAGCGCTTCGAACGCCGCTACCGGGTCGTCAGCCGCCGGGTCCAGGACCAGGAGGGCGACCTGACCACCCTCATCGAGGAGTCGGTCACGGGGCTGCGCGTCATCAAGGCCTTCGGCCGCCGGCAGATGGTCCTCGACCGCTACGTCGACGCCGCCCGCGGGATGCGCGAGACGCAGCTGGACAAGGCCCGGCTGCGCGGTGGGCTCATCGCCTTCCTCGACCTGGTCCCCAACGCCGCCCTCGTCGTCGTCCTGCTGCTCGGCGCCTACGCCGTCGGCGAGGGCCGGATGACCCTCGGCGCCCTCGTCGCCTTCATCACCCTCGTCCTGCAGCTCGTCGTCCCGGTCGAGATGCTCGGCTTCATCCTCGCCTCGGCGCAGGAGGCGGCGACCGCGACGACGCGCTTCTTCGAGGTCCTCGACGCGGAGCCCGACATCGCCGACCGCCCCGGCGCCACCGACCTCCCGGACGGCCCGGGCCACGTGCGCCTCGAGGGCGTCGGCTTCGCGTACGACGAGCGCCGCGGCGCCGTCCTCGACGGCGTCGACCTCGACCTGCGCCCCGGCGAGACCCTGGCCCTGGCCGGGGCCAGCGGGTCCGGCAAGACGACCCTGGCCATGCTGCTCCCGCGGCTGGCCGACCCGACGTCCGGACGGGTGACCATCGACGGGCAGGACATCCGCGACGTCACCCTGCGCTCGCTGCGCACGGCCGCCTCGACGGCCTTCGAGGAGCCGATCCTCTTCTCCGCCAGCGTCCGCGAGAACGTCACCCTCGGTCACCCCGACGCGACCGACGAGCAGGTCGCGCAGGCGCTCGACCTCGCGCAGGCGGGCTTCGCCTACGACCTCCCGTGGGGGCTGGACACCAGGGTCGGCGAGCAGGGCATGTCGCTCTCCGGCGGTCAGCGCCAGCGGCTCGCGCTCGCCCGCGCCGTCCTGGGCCGGCCCCGCGTCCTCGTCCTCGACGACCCGCTGTCGGCCCTCGACGTCGAGACCGAGCACCTCGTCGAGGAGGCGCTGCGCCGCGTCCTCGCCACGACGACGGCGCTCATCGTCGTCCACCGCCCGAGCACCGTCGCCCTCGCCGACCGCGTGGCGCTGCTGCACGAGGGCCGGGTCGTCGCCGTCGGCACCCACGCCGAGCTGCTCGCCACGGTCCCGGAGTACGCCGACGTCCTCGGCCAGGACGAGCACGAGGAGGTCGCATGA
- a CDS encoding ABC transporter ATP-binding protein produces MSTRPTGTPSAGGAAGGSAGSTAGSTPEPRWRGVAAERTEDVSAGVRALLQQRTTRLLRDLLGPHRRALVWLTVLIVVENLASLAGPYLVGLGIDKGIPPLLEGGSPTPLVAAVVALAVATVLQMVTERAFLVLTARIGQDVVLDLRRRVFDHMQRLSQSFHETYTSGRTVSRQTSDIDAISDFLSDGLQAVVVSGLSILTIGITLFSLDVPLALVGVASFVPLVLVTVWFRRESARAYRATREAVARVIVQFVETFGGLRAVQAFRREPRGEAIFGDLNDRYRVTNRRTFDLMAVYMPAVKLIGNLAVGVALLYGGHRVLDGDLQVGVLTSILLYLRRFFDPLQDLSQFFNSFQSASAALEKLSGVLEEEPSVREPTDPVPLERVRGDLRLERVTFGYGDRVVLPRLDLHVPAGQTVALVGRTGAGKTTIARLVGRMWDPTSGTVRLDGVDLRRVTDADLHRGVVTVTQESFLFSGTVADNIAVGRPGASRAQVEAAAREIGAHDFISRLPEGYDTDVRARGGRLSAGQRQLVSFARAFLADPAVLVLDEATSSLDIPSERLVQRALRTILADRTAIIIAHRLSTVAIADRVLVLEAGEVVEDGTPQDLIGGTGRYAALHRQWEDSLV; encoded by the coding sequence ATGAGCACCCGGCCCACCGGCACGCCGTCGGCGGGCGGGGCCGCCGGTGGCAGCGCCGGCAGCACCGCCGGCAGCACCCCCGAGCCGCGGTGGCGTGGCGTCGCCGCCGAGCGCACCGAGGACGTCTCCGCCGGCGTCCGCGCGCTGCTCCAGCAGCGCACCACCCGGCTGCTGCGCGACCTGCTCGGGCCGCACCGTCGCGCCCTGGTCTGGCTGACCGTCCTCATCGTCGTCGAGAACCTCGCCAGCCTCGCCGGGCCCTACCTCGTCGGCCTCGGCATCGACAAGGGCATCCCGCCGCTGCTGGAGGGGGGCAGCCCGACCCCGCTCGTCGCCGCGGTCGTCGCGCTCGCCGTCGCGACCGTGCTCCAGATGGTCACCGAGCGCGCGTTCCTCGTCCTCACCGCGCGGATCGGACAGGACGTCGTCCTCGACCTGCGCCGCCGCGTGTTCGACCACATGCAGCGGCTGTCGCAGTCGTTCCACGAGACCTACACCTCGGGGCGCACCGTCTCGCGGCAGACCTCGGACATCGACGCGATCTCCGACTTCCTCTCGGACGGGCTGCAGGCGGTCGTCGTGTCCGGCCTGTCGATCCTCACCATCGGCATCACGCTGTTCAGCCTCGACGTGCCGCTCGCGCTCGTCGGGGTCGCGTCGTTCGTCCCGCTCGTCCTCGTCACGGTGTGGTTCCGCCGCGAGTCGGCGAGGGCCTACCGCGCCACCCGCGAGGCCGTGGCCCGGGTCATCGTCCAGTTCGTCGAGACGTTCGGCGGGCTGCGGGCGGTGCAGGCCTTCCGCCGCGAGCCGCGCGGCGAGGCGATCTTCGGCGACCTCAACGACCGCTACCGGGTGACCAACCGCCGGACGTTCGACCTCATGGCGGTCTACATGCCGGCGGTCAAGCTCATCGGCAACCTCGCCGTCGGCGTCGCCCTGCTCTACGGCGGCCACCGCGTCCTCGACGGCGACCTGCAGGTCGGCGTCCTCACCTCGATCCTGCTCTACCTGCGTCGCTTCTTCGACCCCCTGCAGGACCTGTCGCAGTTCTTCAACTCCTTCCAGTCGGCGTCCGCGGCGCTGGAGAAGCTGTCCGGCGTCCTCGAGGAGGAGCCGAGCGTGCGCGAGCCCACGGACCCGGTGCCCCTCGAGCGGGTCCGTGGGGACCTGCGGCTCGAGCGCGTGACCTTCGGGTACGGCGACCGGGTCGTCCTGCCGCGCCTCGACCTGCACGTCCCGGCCGGGCAGACCGTCGCCCTCGTCGGGCGCACGGGGGCCGGCAAGACGACCATCGCCCGGCTGGTCGGGCGGATGTGGGACCCGACTTCGGGCACCGTGCGGCTCGACGGCGTCGACCTGCGCCGGGTCACCGACGCCGACCTGCACCGCGGGGTCGTCACGGTCACGCAGGAGAGCTTCCTCTTCTCCGGCACCGTCGCCGACAACATCGCCGTTGGCCGGCCGGGGGCGAGCCGGGCGCAGGTCGAGGCGGCCGCGCGGGAGATCGGCGCGCACGACTTCATCAGCCGGCTCCCCGAGGGCTACGACACCGACGTCCGGGCCCGCGGCGGGCGGCTGTCGGCCGGTCAGCGCCAGCTCGTGTCCTTCGCCCGCGCGTTCCTCGCCGACCCGGCCGTGCTCGTCCTCGACGAGGCGACGTCGTCGCTCGACATCCCCAGCGAGCGGCTGGTGCAGCGGGCGCTGCGCACGATCCTCGCCGACCGGACGGCGATCATCATCGCCCACCGCCTCTCGACCGTCGCGATCGCGGACCGGGTCCTCGTGCTCGAGGCCGGCGAGGTCGTCGAGGACGGCACCCCGCAGGACCTCATCGGCGGCACGGGCCGGTACGCCGCCCTGCACCGCCAGTGGGAGGACTCGCTCGTCTGA
- the hrpA gene encoding ATP-dependent RNA helicase HrpA, which produces MSETSEPVPSRGGGPDDRPRRPRRRGRGRPRGDVDPAERAAGRARRLEHRRGLVPEIRYPEDLPVSGRRDDIAAAIRDHQVVVVAGETGSGKTTQLPKILLGLGRGVAGTIGHTQPRRIAARAVAERLAEELDVELGGVVGYQVRFADHSSRDTLVKVMTDGILLGELQHDRDLRRYDTIVIDEAHERSLNIDFILGYLKRLLPRRPDLKVVITSATIDPQRFADHFSQPGQPPVPVVEVSGRTFPVEVRYRPLAAEDAQADDDEDGPGDGPAVADRDQTTGIVDAVTELWTERRDGDILVFLSGEREIRDAAEALAGLDLPQTEVLPLFGRLSAAEQHRVFGRRPPGVTRRVVLATNVAETSLTVPGIRYVVDTGTARISRWSARTKVQRLPIEPVSRASADQRKGRCGRVAEGICIRLYSEDDYLSRPEFTDPEILRTNLASVILQMTSLGLGDVAAYPFLDPPDPRAVTDGVRLLEELRAVEPEETSSRPSEGGSAARRRRLTPYGRTIAALPVDPRLARMVIEADARGCLREVLVVVSALSLQDVRERPLEKRELADAAHKRFAVEGSDFGAYLMLWRYLREQQKALSSSAFRRLCKAEYLHFLRVREWQDLHAQLRQACKQAGYDTARGTSEEDAEPDLEAVHRSLLTGLLSQIGSRDEVRRDYLGARGLHFSIAPGSVVFRKQPAFVMAGELVETNRTWARGCARIDPLWAEEAGKHLVKRTYSEPTWSARRGSAVATERVTLYGVPIVTGRTVGYAAVDREEARNLFVQRALVEGEWTTRHRFFHDNAALVERLRELEARTRRRDIVVDDETVRAFYDERIPAEVVSARHFDTWWKKASRREPRLLHFTEDLLVRDSAEAVDRDAYPTTWVQGDLRLAVDYRFEPGRDDDGVTVHVPVEVLNQVTADGFDWQVPGLREDLVTALIRTLPKATRRLLVPAPEHAAATVRVLRERGLGAGDGPLTTVLSRVLRETHGVVVQEGDWDVERVPTHLRVRFSIEDPGGRVIAVGQDLDALREQAAPQLRRQVARAGADLQRTGLTSWTVGEIPVEVTTQGGGGRTVHGYPALVDEGTSVALRVLPTRAEAQAEHRVGVRRLLVLGTSPPWKQVLARLTNTQKLALGHNPHGSVQKLLEDCLECAVDALAAEHVPHEVRTDADFEAALKAVRTHAAARVLQVVGLVEPVLARHLQAVNTLERMTQPALRDTVADVRSQLAELVRPGFVAETGLARLPDLGRYLQGVLLRLERAPLDPLRDGRAMDEVLLAERAYGDLLDRLRPAQRASEPVVAVGWMIEELRVSLFANRLGTAAPVSVKRIQRAIAAVPVD; this is translated from the coding sequence GTGTCCGAGACGTCCGAGCCGGTGCCGTCGCGCGGCGGCGGCCCGGACGACCGGCCCCGCCGCCCTCGTCGCCGCGGGCGGGGGCGTCCCCGCGGCGACGTCGACCCCGCCGAGCGGGCCGCCGGCCGGGCCCGACGGCTCGAGCACCGCCGCGGCCTCGTCCCCGAGATCCGCTACCCCGAGGACCTGCCGGTCTCCGGGCGCCGCGACGACATCGCCGCGGCCATCCGCGACCACCAGGTCGTCGTCGTCGCCGGGGAGACCGGGTCGGGCAAGACCACCCAGCTGCCGAAGATCCTCCTGGGGCTCGGACGCGGGGTCGCCGGCACGATCGGGCACACCCAGCCGCGGCGGATCGCCGCCCGCGCCGTCGCCGAGCGCCTCGCCGAGGAGCTCGACGTCGAGCTCGGCGGCGTCGTGGGCTACCAGGTCCGCTTCGCCGACCACAGCAGCCGCGACACGCTCGTCAAGGTGATGACCGACGGCATCCTGCTCGGAGAGCTGCAGCACGACCGCGACCTGCGCCGCTACGACACGATCGTCATCGACGAGGCGCACGAGCGCTCGCTCAACATCGACTTCATCCTCGGCTACCTCAAGCGCCTGCTGCCGCGCCGCCCCGACCTCAAGGTCGTCATCACGTCGGCGACGATCGACCCGCAGCGCTTCGCCGACCACTTCTCCCAGCCCGGGCAGCCGCCCGTGCCGGTCGTCGAGGTGTCGGGTCGCACCTTCCCCGTCGAGGTCCGCTACCGCCCGCTCGCCGCCGAGGACGCGCAGGCCGACGACGACGAGGACGGTCCCGGTGACGGCCCCGCCGTCGCCGACCGCGACCAGACGACCGGCATCGTCGACGCCGTCACCGAGCTGTGGACGGAACGCCGCGACGGCGACATCCTCGTCTTCCTCAGCGGCGAGCGGGAGATCCGCGACGCCGCCGAGGCGCTCGCCGGGCTCGACCTCCCGCAGACCGAGGTCCTCCCGCTCTTCGGCCGGCTGTCCGCCGCCGAGCAGCACCGCGTCTTCGGCCGCCGCCCGCCCGGCGTCACCCGCCGCGTCGTCCTCGCCACCAACGTCGCCGAGACCTCGCTGACCGTCCCCGGCATCCGCTACGTCGTCGACACCGGCACCGCCCGCATCTCGCGGTGGTCCGCGCGGACCAAGGTGCAGCGCCTGCCGATCGAGCCGGTGAGCCGGGCCAGCGCCGACCAGCGCAAGGGCCGCTGCGGCCGCGTCGCCGAGGGCATCTGCATCCGCCTCTACTCCGAGGACGACTACCTCTCGCGCCCGGAGTTCACCGACCCCGAGATCCTGCGGACCAACCTCGCGTCGGTCATCCTCCAGATGACCTCGCTGGGCCTCGGCGACGTCGCCGCCTACCCCTTCCTCGACCCGCCCGACCCGCGGGCCGTCACCGACGGCGTCCGGCTGCTCGAGGAGCTGCGCGCCGTCGAGCCGGAGGAGACGAGCAGCCGCCCGAGCGAAGGCGGCTCGGCCGCGCGGAGGCGACGGCTGACGCCGTACGGACGCACCATCGCCGCCCTCCCCGTCGACCCGCGCCTCGCGCGGATGGTCATCGAGGCCGATGCGCGCGGCTGCCTGCGCGAGGTCCTCGTCGTCGTCTCGGCCCTGTCGCTGCAGGACGTGCGCGAGCGGCCGCTGGAGAAGCGCGAGCTCGCGGACGCCGCGCACAAGCGCTTCGCCGTCGAGGGCAGCGACTTCGGCGCCTACCTCATGCTGTGGCGCTACCTGCGCGAGCAGCAGAAGGCGTTGTCCTCCAGCGCGTTCCGCCGGCTCTGCAAGGCGGAGTACCTGCACTTCCTGCGGGTCCGCGAGTGGCAGGACCTGCACGCGCAGCTTCGCCAGGCGTGCAAGCAGGCCGGCTACGACACCGCGCGCGGGACGTCCGAGGAGGACGCCGAGCCCGACCTCGAGGCCGTGCACCGCAGCCTGCTCACCGGGCTGCTCTCGCAGATCGGTTCCCGGGACGAGGTCCGCCGCGACTACCTCGGTGCGCGCGGGCTGCACTTCTCCATCGCCCCCGGCAGCGTCGTGTTCAGGAAGCAGCCGGCCTTCGTCATGGCCGGCGAGCTCGTCGAGACCAACCGCACCTGGGCCCGCGGCTGCGCCCGGATCGACCCCCTGTGGGCCGAGGAGGCGGGCAAGCACCTGGTCAAGCGCACCTACTCCGAGCCCACCTGGTCGGCCCGCCGCGGCAGCGCCGTCGCCACCGAGCGGGTGACCCTGTACGGCGTCCCCATCGTCACCGGCCGCACCGTCGGCTACGCCGCCGTCGACCGCGAGGAGGCCCGCAACCTCTTCGTCCAGCGGGCCCTCGTCGAGGGGGAGTGGACCACCCGGCACCGGTTCTTCCACGACAACGCCGCGCTCGTCGAGCGGCTGCGCGAGCTCGAGGCCCGGACCCGACGGCGCGACATCGTCGTCGACGACGAGACCGTGCGCGCGTTCTACGACGAGCGGATCCCCGCCGAGGTCGTCTCGGCCCGGCACTTCGACACCTGGTGGAAGAAGGCGTCGCGACGCGAACCGCGGCTGCTGCACTTCACCGAGGACCTGCTCGTGCGCGACAGCGCCGAGGCGGTCGACCGCGACGCCTACCCGACGACGTGGGTGCAGGGCGACCTGCGCCTCGCCGTGGACTACCGCTTCGAGCCGGGCCGCGACGACGACGGCGTCACCGTCCACGTGCCCGTCGAGGTGCTCAACCAGGTCACGGCCGACGGCTTCGACTGGCAGGTGCCGGGGCTGCGCGAGGACCTCGTCACCGCGCTGATCCGCACCCTGCCCAAGGCCACCCGCCGCCTGCTCGTCCCGGCCCCCGAGCACGCCGCGGCGACCGTCCGGGTCCTGCGCGAGCGGGGCCTCGGCGCGGGGGACGGCCCGCTCACCACCGTCCTGTCCCGGGTGCTGCGCGAGACGCACGGCGTCGTGGTCCAGGAGGGGGACTGGGACGTCGAGCGCGTGCCGACCCACCTGCGCGTGCGGTTCAGCATCGAGGACCCCGGCGGCCGGGTCATCGCCGTCGGGCAGGACCTCGACGCGCTGCGCGAGCAGGCCGCGCCGCAGCTGCGCCGCCAGGTCGCCCGCGCGGGTGCCGACCTGCAGCGCACCGGCCTGACGTCCTGGACCGTGGGCGAGATCCCCGTCGAGGTGACGACGCAGGGCGGCGGCGGGCGCACCGTCCACGGCTACCCCGCCCTCGTCGACGAGGGCACCTCGGTCGCGCTGCGGGTGCTCCCGACCCGCGCCGAGGCGCAGGCCGAGCACCGCGTCGGCGTACGGCGGCTGCTCGTCCTCGGCACCAGCCCGCCGTGGAAGCAGGTGCTGGCCAGGCTGACCAACACCCAGAAGCTGGCCCTCGGGCACAACCCGCACGGGTCGGTCCAGAAGCTCCTCGAGGACTGCCTCGAGTGCGCCGTCGACGCCCTCGCCGCCGAGCACGTGCCCCACGAGGTGCGCACGGACGCGGACTTCGAGGCCGCGCTCAAGGCCGTCCGCACCCACGCCGCCGCCCGCGTCCTGCAGGTCGTCGGGCTCGTCGAGCCGGTCCTCGCCCGTCACCTGCAGGCCGTCAACACCCTCGAGCGGATGACCCAGCCGGCGCTGCGCGACACCGTCGCCGACGTCCGCTCCCAGCTCGCCGAGCTCGTCCGGCCCGGGTTCGTCGCCGAGACCGGCCTCGCCCGGCTGCCCGACCTCGGGCGCTACCTCCAGGGCGTGCTGCTGCGGCTCGAGCGCGCCCCCCTCGACCCGCTGCGCGACGGCCGCGCCATGGACGAGGTCCTCCTCGCCGAGCGGGCGTACGGCGACCTGCTCGACCGGCTGCGTCCCGCGCAGCGCGCGTCCGAGCCCGTCGTCGCCGTCGGCTGGATGATCGAGGAGCTGCGGGTGTCGCTCTTCGCCAACCGGCTCGGGACCGCCGCGCCGGTGTCGGTCAAGCGCATCCAGCGGGCGATCGCCGCCGTCCCCGTCGACTGA